In Kogia breviceps isolate mKogBre1 chromosome 7, mKogBre1 haplotype 1, whole genome shotgun sequence, a single window of DNA contains:
- the BCO2 gene encoding carotenoid-cleaving dioxygenase, mitochondrial isoform X7, producing the protein MMASPLVKTDTRDGKRPRELEPQMPDSPQLSSLGKSDSSLSESSGLFYKDEALEKDLNDMSKEINLMLSTYAKILSERAAVDASYIDEIDGLFKEANTIENFLIQKRELLRQRFTVIANTLHR; encoded by the exons ATGATGGCCAGTCCCCTTGTAAAAACTGATACTAGAGATGGCAAGAGACCAAGAGAGTTGGAG CCTCAAATGCCAGATAGTCCACAACTGTCCTCTCTTGGAAAATCAGATTCTTCTTTATCTGAAAGCTCTGGACTGTTTTATAAAGATGAAGCCCTGGAGAAAGATTTGAATG ATATGAGCAAGGAAATTAATCTAATGTTGTCTACATATGCAAAGATCTTAAG tgAGAGAGCAGCAGTAGATGCATCTTATATTGACGAGATAGATGGACTCTTCAAAGAAGCCAATACTATTGAAAACTTTCTAATACAGAAAAGAGAGCTCCTGAGACAGAGGTTTACAGTGATTGCAAACACACTACACAGATAA